One genomic region from Proteus vulgaris encodes:
- the kduD gene encoding 2-dehydro-3-deoxy-D-gluconate 5-dehydrogenase KduD translates to MILNAFDLKGKVAIVTGCNTGLGQGMALGLAQAGCDIVGINLVEPTETIAEVEALGRRFLSLQADVSKTNELPGLVDKAVAHFGHVDILVNNAGIIRREDAINFTEKDWDDVMDLNIKSLFFMSQAVARKFIAQGTGGKIINIASMLSFQGGIRVPSYTASKSGVMGVTRLLANEWASKGINVNAIAPGYMATNNTAALRADEERNAAILERIPAERWGVPSDMMGPVVFLASSASDYVNGYTIAVDGGWLAR, encoded by the coding sequence ATGATCCTGAATGCATTTGATCTGAAAGGTAAAGTCGCCATTGTAACTGGCTGTAATACAGGTTTAGGCCAAGGTATGGCATTGGGGCTTGCTCAAGCTGGTTGCGATATTGTGGGGATCAACCTTGTTGAACCGACAGAGACTATCGCTGAAGTAGAAGCACTTGGTCGTCGTTTTTTAAGTTTACAAGCTGATGTGAGTAAAACAAATGAGTTGCCGGGGCTGGTGGATAAAGCCGTCGCTCATTTCGGACATGTTGATATTTTAGTCAACAATGCCGGTATCATTCGTCGGGAAGATGCGATTAATTTTACAGAAAAAGATTGGGATGATGTTATGGATCTCAATATTAAAAGTCTCTTTTTCATGTCTCAAGCGGTGGCTAGAAAATTTATCGCTCAAGGCACTGGCGGTAAAATTATTAATATCGCATCAATGCTCTCATTCCAAGGTGGCATACGTGTGCCGTCTTATACCGCATCTAAAAGTGGCGTTATGGGCGTAACCCGTTTGTTAGCAAACGAATGGGCAAGTAAAGGCATTAACGTGAATGCTATCGCTCCGGGCTATATGGCAACAAATAACACTGCGGCTCTACGTGCTGATGAAGAGCGTAATGCGGCTATTTTAGAGCGTATTCCGGCTGAGCGTTGGGGCGTTCCAAGTGACATGATGGGGCCTGTTGTTTTCTTAGCATCTTCGGCTTCTGATTATGTTAATGGTTATACCATCGCAGTTGACGGTGGTTGGCTAGCGCGTTAA
- a CDS encoding YgjV family protein gives MFFENYWFAQGIGVLGCLIGATAFMQRQDSKLRFQLTLNGLLMSIHFFLIGSTVGAINCLLCAIRNWVSGYSRNIGIMLIFIALAWFLVIPKIIHPIQFLTLFATTLTTYALFRFNGIVLRLCMLTSTLCWLTHNIWAGSIGGIVQESLFLVVNSRTIFKLYKAKLQGSL, from the coding sequence ATGTTTTTTGAAAATTATTGGTTTGCCCAAGGTATTGGTGTTCTGGGGTGCCTTATTGGTGCAACTGCCTTTATGCAACGACAAGATAGCAAACTGAGATTTCAGCTCACGCTCAATGGCCTTTTGATGTCTATTCATTTCTTTTTGATAGGCTCAACAGTCGGAGCTATTAACTGTTTACTTTGTGCAATCCGAAATTGGGTATCGGGCTATTCGCGTAATATTGGGATCATGTTGATCTTTATTGCTTTAGCATGGTTTTTAGTGATCCCAAAAATCATCCATCCAATACAATTCTTAACGTTATTCGCGACGACATTAACAACCTATGCACTATTTCGCTTTAACGGTATTGTGCTTAGATTGTGTATGTTAACCAGTACGTTATGTTGGTTAACGCATAATATTTGGGCAGGTTCAATTGGTGGAATAGTACAAGAAAGCCTTTTCTTGGTTGTGAATAGCCGAACTATTTTTAAACTCTATAAAGCGAAATTACAGGGTTCGTTATGA
- the kduI gene encoding 5-dehydro-4-deoxy-D-glucuronate isomerase, protein MQTRQSIHSDHAKQLDTEGLRREFLIEEVFSPNKLTMTYSHIDRIVFGGIMPVDSTLTFSNELGKSFGVTYFLERRELGLINIGGAGVITVDGTNYEVGKAEALYVGKGARDVSFKSVDSAHPAKFYYNSAPAHTTYPTRKITQDQASPETLGDASTSNRRTIYKYLVPNVLPTCQLVMGMTQLEEGSLWNTMPCHTHERRMEVYFYFNMKEDAAVFHMMGKPDETRHLLVHNEQAIISPSWSIHAGVGTQAYTFIWGMVGENQVFSDMDHVAVRDLR, encoded by the coding sequence ATGCAAACTCGTCAAAGCATTCATAGCGACCATGCCAAACAACTAGATACAGAAGGCCTGCGCCGCGAGTTTCTGATAGAAGAAGTTTTTAGCCCTAATAAACTGACGATGACTTATAGTCATATTGATCGAATTGTATTTGGCGGAATTATGCCGGTGGACTCTACACTTACTTTTTCTAATGAGTTAGGTAAGTCTTTTGGTGTCACCTACTTCCTAGAGCGCCGTGAATTAGGCCTTATTAATATTGGTGGCGCAGGTGTGATTACGGTTGATGGCACAAATTATGAAGTGGGTAAAGCGGAAGCCCTTTATGTAGGAAAAGGCGCTCGCGATGTCAGCTTTAAGAGCGTTGACTCCGCTCATCCAGCTAAATTCTATTATAACAGCGCACCCGCACATACCACTTATCCAACACGTAAAATCACACAAGATCAGGCTTCTCCTGAAACATTAGGGGATGCAAGCACCAGTAATCGCCGTACTATTTATAAATACTTAGTTCCTAACGTATTACCGACCTGCCAATTAGTAATGGGTATGACCCAGCTAGAGGAAGGAAGTCTTTGGAATACCATGCCTTGCCATACACATGAACGCCGTATGGAAGTCTATTTCTATTTCAATATGAAAGAAGATGCAGCGGTATTCCATATGATGGGTAAACCAGATGAAACCCGCCATTTATTAGTTCACAACGAGCAAGCCATTATTTCACCAAGTTGGTCTATTCACGCAGGTGTTGGAACACAAGCTTATACCTTTATTTGGGGTATGGTGGGTGAGAATCAGGTCTTTAGCGATATGGACCACGTTGCGGTTCGCGATCTGCGCTAA
- a CDS encoding class-II fumarase/aspartase family protein codes for MRALYDSKSKTIDDRGIKNLLSNEAKYSTWLMFEAMLAQAQAEHGFIPQSAADEIKEKAIIENIDFEEMNRIYQKIGHGFVPFLKVLVNACSEESGKYVHYGITTQNIQQSSQLYMMKTVHDKFMLLLSEIIENLSNLAEKTKHMVMAGRTHGRHAIPITYGYKVSVWISDFIDCYQRMKESEKRVFTIMMGGAVGAFNSMPEVGMKVQKRVAELVGMQAMEVPSRNLSTHKLEYMMNLALMANICHKIGEEVYSTTLEEIAEVSEGFTKGTVGSSTMPHKINPKLAKGIIANSQKLYSLPNVGMYSAVRPYEGDSSSYMLFDGLIEEALELTTEILLRTEELSRTIVPHEERMLHNVMRNKGLDNTEYVMMKMAEKLGKDKAHSLLYEEAIKTAADGEDFYTNLMKNETITAAFNADEIKAMLDPRSYIGLSVELAEKEAKRGLAISKEIKQSYK; via the coding sequence ATGAGAGCGTTATACGATTCTAAAAGTAAAACAATCGACGATCGCGGTATAAAAAATCTGCTGTCCAATGAAGCTAAATATTCAACTTGGTTGATGTTTGAAGCAATGTTAGCGCAAGCACAAGCTGAACACGGTTTTATTCCACAGTCTGCCGCTGATGAAATTAAAGAAAAGGCGATTATTGAGAATATCGATTTCGAAGAGATGAACCGTATTTATCAAAAAATCGGTCATGGCTTTGTGCCTTTCTTAAAAGTACTGGTGAATGCATGCTCTGAAGAGAGCGGTAAATATGTGCATTACGGCATTACTACGCAAAACATACAGCAAAGTTCACAGCTGTATATGATGAAAACAGTACACGATAAGTTCATGTTATTGTTGAGCGAAATTATTGAAAACTTGTCAAATCTCGCTGAAAAAACAAAACATATGGTAATGGCAGGTAGAACACACGGTCGTCATGCTATTCCTATTACTTACGGATATAAAGTTTCAGTGTGGATCAGCGATTTTATTGATTGCTACCAGCGCATGAAAGAGAGTGAGAAACGTGTATTCACCATTATGATGGGTGGCGCAGTAGGTGCTTTTAACTCAATGCCTGAAGTGGGAATGAAAGTACAAAAACGCGTTGCTGAATTAGTGGGTATGCAAGCAATGGAAGTCCCATCACGTAACCTAAGTACGCATAAATTAGAGTACATGATGAACTTGGCACTGATGGCAAATATCTGCCATAAAATTGGTGAAGAAGTTTATAGCACCACATTAGAGGAAATTGCTGAGGTTTCTGAAGGGTTTACAAAAGGCACTGTGGGTAGTAGCACGATGCCTCATAAAATTAATCCAAAATTGGCGAAAGGTATTATTGCTAACTCACAGAAACTGTACTCGTTACCTAATGTTGGTATGTACTCTGCGGTAAGACCTTATGAAGGTGACAGCAGTTCTTATATGTTATTCGATGGCTTAATTGAAGAAGCATTAGAATTAACAACAGAAATCTTATTAAGAACGGAAGAGCTTTCAAGAACCATCGTTCCTCATGAAGAGAGAATGCTACATAACGTGATGAGAAATAAGGGTTTAGATAATACCGAATACGTTATGATGAAAATGGCAGAAAAATTAGGTAAAGATAAAGCGCATTCACTGTTATATGAAGAAGCCATTAAAACGGCTGCAGACGGTGAAGATTTTTATACTAACCTGATGAAGAATGAAACTATTACTGCGGCCTTTAATGCTGATGAAATTAAGGCAATGCTTGATCCTCGTTCTTATATCGGTTTATCCGTTGAACTTGCTGAGAAAGAAGCGAAACGTGGATTAGCGATTTCTAAAGAAATTAAACAGAGCTATAAATAA